In Streptomyces sp. NBC_01439, the following are encoded in one genomic region:
- a CDS encoding SIS domain-containing protein: MLDESLLDAPDDLARVDRRGLLRGAAEAGARVRTAARHATEAGLAELRPDGRPRSVLIAGPGTAATGVADLLGALAGASAPVIRLDPTGVAHAAGALRWALPGWAGPVDLLLLATTDGTEPGLAVLAEQAYRRGCTVVAVAPERSPLSEAVDGAHGLLVPMAKAPYQEYDESAAAGPGALWALLTPLLLLLDKVGLITAAPDTLQLVADRLDRTAERCGPAIATYSNPAKTLAAELADSLPLIWSEGTGAAPAGRRFAATLAELAGRPALAAVLPEALPAHGILLAGSFAAGADPDDFFRDRVEEPQALRARVVLLRDRPAGGLTAAPAARELAHSHDTAISELEPEEGVELEQLAELLAVTDFATAYLALASGGHS; this comes from the coding sequence ATGCTCGACGAGTCGCTCCTCGACGCACCGGACGATCTCGCCCGCGTCGACCGCCGGGGCCTGCTCCGCGGTGCGGCCGAGGCCGGAGCCAGAGTCCGTACCGCCGCCCGGCACGCGACCGAGGCCGGTCTCGCCGAGCTGCGCCCCGACGGCCGCCCGCGCTCCGTCCTGATCGCCGGGCCCGGCACCGCCGCCACCGGCGTCGCCGACCTGCTCGGCGCCCTCGCCGGAGCCTCCGCGCCCGTCATCCGGTTGGATCCCACCGGCGTCGCCCACGCGGCCGGCGCGCTGCGCTGGGCCCTGCCCGGCTGGGCCGGACCCGTCGACCTGCTGCTCCTCGCCACCACCGACGGCACCGAGCCCGGGCTCGCCGTCCTCGCCGAGCAGGCGTACCGGCGCGGCTGCACCGTCGTCGCCGTCGCCCCCGAGCGCTCACCGCTGAGCGAGGCGGTGGACGGCGCGCACGGGCTCCTCGTACCGATGGCCAAGGCCCCGTACCAGGAGTACGACGAGTCCGCCGCGGCCGGACCCGGCGCCCTGTGGGCCCTGCTGACGCCGCTGCTGCTGCTCCTCGACAAGGTCGGCCTGATCACCGCCGCCCCCGACACCCTGCAGCTCGTCGCCGACCGGCTCGACCGAACGGCCGAACGCTGCGGGCCCGCCATCGCCACGTACTCCAACCCGGCCAAGACCCTCGCCGCCGAGCTGGCCGACTCCCTCCCGCTCATCTGGAGCGAGGGCACCGGCGCCGCCCCCGCGGGCCGCCGCTTCGCCGCCACCCTGGCCGAACTCGCCGGCCGCCCCGCACTGGCCGCCGTGCTTCCGGAGGCCCTGCCCGCCCACGGCATCCTGCTCGCCGGATCCTTCGCCGCCGGAGCCGACCCCGACGACTTCTTCCGTGACCGGGTCGAAGAGCCCCAGGCCCTTCGCGCCCGCGTCGTCCTGCTGCGCGACCGGCCCGCCGGCGGCCTCACCGCCGCCCCCGCCGCACGAGAACTCGCCCACAGCCACGACACGGCGATCAGCGAGCTCGAACCGGAGGAGGGCGTCGAACTGGAGCAGCTCGCCGAACTCCTCGCCGTCACGGATTTCGCCACCGCCTACCTGGCGTTGGCTTCCGGCGGACACAGCTGA
- a CDS encoding phosphomannomutase/phosphoglucomutase: protein MAADLSNIVKAYDVRGVVPDEWDESLAELFGAAFVEVVGAAVGAIVIGHDMRPSSPGLSAAFARGAAARGVDVTLIGLCSTDQLYYASGSLGLPGAMFTASHNPAQYNGIKLCRAGAAPVGQDTGLSQIRALVEKWSDEGAPAIPGGTVPGTITEQDTLTGYAAHLKGLVDLGSIRPLKVVVDAGNGMGGHTVPTVFEGLPLDVVPMYFELDGTFPNHEANPLDPKNIVDLQARVLAEGADLGIAFDGDADRCFIVDERGVGVSPSAITALVAARELARNGGTGTVIHNLITSWSVPEVVRENGGTPVRTRVGHSFIKEEMAKTGAIFGGEHSAHYYFKDFWNADTGMLAALHVLAALGGQDGPLSALVASYDRYAGSGEINSTVGDQAARLAAVKETYGNVEGVELDELDGLTVTAEDWWFNVRASNTEPLLRLNVEARDEATLAKVRDEALALIRA from the coding sequence GTGGCCGCAGATCTTTCGAACATCGTCAAGGCGTATGACGTGCGTGGCGTCGTGCCGGACGAGTGGGACGAGTCCCTGGCCGAGCTGTTCGGTGCCGCGTTCGTCGAGGTCGTGGGGGCGGCGGTGGGGGCGATCGTGATCGGTCATGACATGCGTCCGTCGTCGCCGGGTCTGTCGGCTGCGTTCGCGCGGGGTGCGGCGGCGCGGGGTGTGGACGTCACGTTGATCGGGTTGTGTTCGACGGATCAGCTGTACTACGCGTCGGGTTCGCTCGGTCTGCCGGGTGCGATGTTCACGGCGTCGCACAATCCGGCGCAGTACAACGGCATCAAGTTGTGTCGTGCGGGTGCGGCTCCGGTGGGTCAGGACACGGGTCTGTCGCAGATCCGTGCGTTGGTGGAGAAGTGGTCCGACGAGGGCGCGCCCGCGATCCCCGGGGGCACCGTCCCCGGCACGATCACGGAGCAGGACACCCTCACCGGTTATGCCGCGCACCTGAAGGGTCTGGTGGACCTGGGGTCGATCCGGCCGTTGAAGGTCGTGGTGGATGCGGGCAACGGCATGGGCGGTCACACGGTCCCGACGGTGTTCGAGGGTCTGCCGTTGGACGTGGTGCCGATGTACTTCGAGTTGGACGGGACGTTCCCGAACCACGAGGCGAACCCGTTGGACCCGAAGAACATCGTGGACTTGCAGGCCCGTGTTCTGGCGGAGGGTGCGGATCTGGGGATCGCGTTCGACGGTGATGCGGACCGTTGCTTCATCGTGGACGAGCGGGGTGTGGGTGTGTCGCCGTCGGCGATCACGGCGTTGGTCGCGGCGCGTGAGCTGGCCCGCAACGGCGGCACCGGCACGGTGATCCACAACCTGATCACTTCCTGGTCCGTCCCGGAGGTCGTCCGCGAGAACGGTGGCACCCCCGTCCGTACCCGCGTCGGTCATTCCTTCATCAAGGAGGAGATGGCGAAGACGGGTGCGATCTTCGGTGGTGAGCATTCTGCGCACTACTACTTCAAGGACTTCTGGAACGCGGACACGGGCATGTTGGCGGCGTTGCACGTGCTGGCGGCGTTGGGTGGTCAGGACGGTCCGTTGTCGGCGTTGGTGGCCTCCTACGACCGGTACGCGGGTTCGGGGGAGATCAATTCCACGGTGGGTGATCAGGCGGCCCGTCTGGCGGCGGTGAAGGAGACGTACGGCAACGTCGAGGGTGTCGAGCTGGACGAGCTCGATGGTCTGACGGTGACGGCGGAGGACTGGTGGTTCAACGTCCGTGCTTCCAACACCGAACCGTTGCTGCGGTTGAACGTGGAGGCCCGTGACGAGGCCACCCTGGCCAAGGTCCGCGACGAGGCCCTCGCCCTCATCCGCGCCTGA
- a CDS encoding Trm112 family protein: protein MPLEAGLLQILACPACHSPLEDKSADETTPELICTGQDCGLAYPVRDGIPVLLVDEARRPA from the coding sequence ATGCCGCTCGAAGCCGGCCTCCTGCAGATCCTGGCCTGCCCCGCCTGCCACTCACCCCTCGAGGACAAGTCGGCCGACGAGACGACCCCCGAGCTGATCTGCACCGGCCAGGACTGCGGCCTCGCGTACCCGGTCCGCGACGGCATCCCCGTGCTCCTCGTGGACGAGGCCCGCCGCCCCGCCTGA
- a CDS encoding DUF3499 domain-containing protein yields MSLVRRCSRTACGRPAVATLTYVYADSTAVLGPLATYAEPHCYDLCAEHSERLTAPRGWDVVRLSDGSGPSRPSGDDLEALANAVREAARPPGRTAEAGGPGQGGPSTGETRRGHLRVLRSPDS; encoded by the coding sequence GTGAGCCTTGTACGTCGCTGTTCGCGCACCGCGTGCGGCCGCCCTGCCGTCGCGACACTGACGTACGTCTACGCCGATTCGACCGCAGTTCTCGGCCCGCTCGCCACCTACGCCGAACCCCACTGCTACGACCTGTGCGCCGAGCACTCGGAGCGCCTGACCGCCCCGCGGGGCTGGGACGTCGTGCGCCTGTCCGACGGCTCCGGGCCGTCCCGCCCCAGCGGTGACGACCTCGAAGCCCTCGCCAACGCCGTGCGCGAAGCCGCCCGGCCGCCGGGACGCACCGCCGAGGCCGGCGGCCCCGGCCAGGGCGGCCCGTCCACCGGCGAGACCCGTCGTGGACACCTGCGCGTCCTGAGATCGCCCGATTCCTGA
- the manA gene encoding mannose-6-phosphate isomerase, class I — protein MDRLTNTIRPYAWGSTTALPALLGVEPTGEPQAEMWMGAHPGAPSHIDRGAGERALSDVIAADPEGELGAATVAKFGPRLPFLFKILAAGAPLSLQVHPDLLQARAGFEDEERRGVPIDADHRNYKDPNHKPEMICALTAFDGLCGFRPPSEAADLLEGLEVDSLKPYVDLLRAHPEEAALREMLTAVLTADRAEMAHTVHEVAAAVTRLGGRYTPYATLVHHFPGDPGVIAAMLLNHVRLQPGEAMFLGAGVPHAYIDGLGVELLANSDNVLRAGLTPKHVDVPELLKIAKFEPGDPNLLRPEGDDEEVYETPIDEFRLSRFLLAPGGASRALPHDTPQILLCTAGSPRAGELALTPGESVFVPAGEKVELSGSGTIFRATVVV, from the coding sequence ATGGACCGCCTGACGAACACGATCCGCCCCTACGCCTGGGGATCCACCACGGCCCTCCCCGCGCTCCTCGGTGTCGAACCCACCGGTGAGCCCCAGGCCGAGATGTGGATGGGAGCCCACCCGGGCGCCCCCTCCCACATCGACCGGGGAGCGGGCGAGCGGGCGCTCTCGGACGTCATCGCCGCCGATCCCGAAGGCGAGCTGGGCGCTGCCACCGTCGCCAAGTTCGGCCCCCGACTGCCCTTCCTGTTCAAGATCCTCGCCGCCGGCGCCCCGCTCTCCCTCCAGGTCCATCCCGACCTGCTCCAGGCCCGGGCGGGCTTCGAGGACGAGGAGCGCCGCGGGGTCCCGATCGACGCGGACCACCGCAACTACAAGGACCCCAACCACAAGCCCGAAATGATCTGCGCGCTCACCGCGTTCGACGGGCTGTGCGGCTTCCGCCCGCCGTCGGAGGCCGCGGACCTCCTCGAGGGCCTGGAGGTGGACAGCCTCAAGCCGTACGTGGACCTGCTGCGCGCGCACCCCGAAGAGGCCGCCCTGCGCGAAATGCTGACGGCCGTACTGACCGCGGACCGCGCCGAAATGGCCCACACCGTGCACGAGGTCGCCGCCGCCGTCACCCGACTCGGCGGCCGCTACACCCCGTACGCCACGCTGGTCCACCATTTCCCGGGCGACCCGGGGGTCATCGCGGCGATGCTGCTCAACCACGTCCGACTCCAGCCCGGCGAGGCGATGTTCCTCGGCGCCGGCGTCCCGCACGCCTACATCGACGGCCTCGGCGTCGAGTTGCTGGCCAACTCGGACAACGTGCTGCGCGCCGGGCTCACTCCCAAGCACGTGGACGTGCCCGAGCTGCTGAAGATCGCGAAGTTCGAGCCGGGCGACCCGAACCTGCTGCGCCCCGAGGGCGACGACGAGGAGGTCTACGAGACCCCCATCGACGAGTTCCGGCTCTCCCGCTTCCTCCTCGCGCCCGGCGGCGCCTCCCGCGCGCTCCCGCACGACACCCCGCAGATCCTGCTCTGCACGGCCGGCTCCCCGCGGGCCGGCGAACTGGCCCTGACTCCCGGCGAGTCGGTCTTCGTACCGGCGGGCGAAAAGGTCGAACTGTCTGGAAGCGGGACGATCTTTCGTGCCACCGTGGTGGTCTGA
- a CDS encoding metallopeptidase family protein, which yields MTDTPLPPCPAEPPAGAGTEPRPRRRDRHGRGMRGPVAPPQVPLAASRSELFGDLVRDSVERLERRWPQLAEVEFLISDVPGPPGGPDGGWNDEAVPLGAVSESREGRPARIVVFRRPVEIRAKTRDERAMLVHEIVVEQVAELLGLSPETVDPRYGQD from the coding sequence GTGACCGACACCCCTCTTCCGCCCTGCCCCGCCGAGCCTCCCGCAGGGGCCGGAACCGAGCCCCGCCCGCGTCGGCGGGACCGGCACGGGCGGGGGATGCGCGGTCCGGTGGCCCCTCCTCAGGTGCCGCTGGCGGCGAGCCGGTCGGAGCTGTTCGGGGATCTCGTACGGGATTCCGTGGAGCGGCTGGAGCGGCGCTGGCCGCAGCTGGCCGAGGTGGAGTTCCTGATCAGTGACGTGCCGGGGCCGCCGGGCGGTCCGGACGGCGGCTGGAACGACGAGGCGGTGCCGCTGGGCGCGGTGTCGGAGTCGCGCGAGGGGCGGCCCGCCCGGATCGTGGTCTTCCGGCGGCCGGTGGAGATCCGCGCCAAGACGCGGGACGAGAGGGCGATGCTGGTCCACGAGATCGTGGTGGAGCAGGTGGCGGAACTGCTGGGGCTCTCGCCGGAGACGGTGGACCCCCGGTACGGCCAGGACTGA
- a CDS encoding WhiB family transcriptional regulator, which translates to MTELFQELLVEEADEELGWQERALCAQTDPESFFPEKGGSTREAKKVCLACEVRSECLEYALANDERFGIWGGLSERERRRLKKAAV; encoded by the coding sequence ATGACCGAGCTGTTTCAGGAACTGCTGGTCGAGGAGGCGGACGAAGAGCTCGGGTGGCAGGAGCGCGCTCTGTGCGCCCAGACCGACCCCGAGTCCTTCTTTCCCGAGAAGGGCGGCTCCACCCGCGAGGCCAAGAAGGTCTGCCTCGCCTGCGAAGTCCGCTCCGAATGCCTTGAGTACGCCCTCGCCAACGACGAGCGATTCGGCATCTGGGGCGGTCTGTCCGAGCGGGAACGCCGCCGCCTGAAAAAGGCAGCGGTCTGA
- a CDS encoding DUF5719 family protein: MKQRAPLTLAAVTAALAALTGVAALTAPAADGKAADGKPAAARMPVERSLLVCPGPSSSDIAETTYTSFTPGAAAGEGKGSARLLGATKDAKPVLEPKEAGKPVGATASGADAPALTGSADGALAPGWTAQLTTKVSVGRTRGVLGVGCTAPGTDFWFPAVSTVKGREDYVHLTNPDDAAAIVDIKVFGPDGPAKPDAGTSESIRVDPKSTKTVLLSTLVPGAQLADATAHVTTRAGRVGASVQVGEEGVGADWLPASVDPAGSLVLPGIPADAAAVKLVVFVPGEEDADLKLRLAAPGGSISPAGNEQLHVKAGMTASADLKDLTRGEAGSLLLTPSDPKKSAPVVAALRVVRGSGAKQEIGFIPATGPVGSRATVADNRPEENTTVLSLTAPGADAKVKVTASPGTGGGEAASKDVDVKAGTTQTLVLAPAGGKGSYALTVETVSGGPVHASRTLSLPHEGIAMFTVQGLSDDRSTVSVPKAAQDLSVLTR; encoded by the coding sequence GTGAAGCAGCGCGCACCCCTGACGCTGGCGGCGGTGACCGCGGCCCTGGCCGCCCTCACCGGCGTCGCAGCCCTGACCGCGCCCGCAGCCGACGGGAAGGCCGCCGACGGCAAGCCGGCCGCCGCCCGGATGCCGGTGGAACGGTCCCTGCTGGTGTGCCCGGGGCCCAGCTCCTCGGACATCGCCGAGACCACGTACACGTCCTTCACCCCCGGCGCGGCCGCCGGCGAGGGCAAGGGCTCGGCCCGGCTGCTCGGCGCGACCAAGGACGCCAAGCCGGTGCTGGAACCCAAGGAGGCGGGCAAGCCCGTCGGGGCCACCGCCAGCGGCGCCGACGCACCCGCCCTCACCGGCAGCGCCGACGGGGCCCTCGCCCCCGGCTGGACCGCGCAGCTGACCACCAAGGTCTCGGTCGGCCGGACCCGCGGCGTGCTCGGCGTCGGCTGCACCGCCCCCGGCACCGACTTCTGGTTCCCCGCGGTGAGCACGGTCAAGGGGCGCGAGGACTACGTCCACCTCACCAACCCCGACGACGCCGCGGCCATCGTCGACATCAAGGTGTTCGGCCCGGACGGTCCGGCCAAGCCCGACGCGGGCACCAGCGAGAGCATCCGGGTGGACCCCAAGTCCACCAAGACCGTCCTGCTGTCCACCCTGGTCCCGGGAGCCCAGCTCGCGGACGCCACCGCCCACGTGACCACGCGCGCCGGCCGGGTGGGCGCATCGGTGCAGGTCGGCGAGGAGGGGGTGGGCGCCGACTGGCTGCCGGCCTCCGTCGACCCGGCCGGCTCGCTCGTACTGCCGGGCATCCCGGCGGACGCCGCCGCCGTGAAACTGGTCGTCTTCGTACCGGGCGAGGAGGACGCGGACCTGAAGCTGCGCCTGGCCGCACCCGGCGGCTCGATCAGCCCGGCGGGCAACGAGCAACTGCACGTCAAAGCCGGTATGACGGCGTCCGCGGACCTCAAGGACCTGACCCGCGGCGAGGCCGGCTCGCTGCTGCTGACCCCGTCCGACCCCAAGAAGTCCGCCCCCGTCGTCGCGGCACTACGGGTGGTCCGCGGCAGCGGCGCCAAGCAGGAGATCGGCTTCATCCCCGCCACCGGACCGGTCGGATCACGCGCGACCGTGGCCGACAACCGGCCCGAGGAGAACACCACCGTGCTGTCCCTGACCGCCCCGGGAGCCGACGCGAAGGTCAAGGTCACCGCCTCGCCGGGCACGGGTGGCGGCGAGGCGGCTTCCAAGGACGTCGATGTCAAGGCGGGCACCACGCAGACGCTCGTCCTGGCTCCGGCGGGCGGCAAGGGCTCCTACGCCCTCACCGTCGAGACCGTCTCGGGCGGCCCGGTCCACGCGTCCCGCACCCTGTCCCTCCCGCACGAGGGCATCGCGATGTTCACCGTCCAGGGGCTCTCGGACGACCGCTCCACGGTCTCGGTCCCCAAGGCCGCCCAGGACCTCTCCGTCCTGACCAGATGA
- a CDS encoding glycosyltransferase family 2 protein: protein MSLHSQSTASYQAPATPEFPRHVVTAVLVAHDGARWLPRTLAGLLGQERPAQNHVAADTGSSDDSARLLTEALGDDRVLHLARRTGFGTAVDESARSAGTLTPEDLPYLKRPSGWDPVSRTWRDDTYDLPDLPHGEPVQWLWLLHDDSAPEPDALTELLRVAEDNPDAAVIGPKLRGWYDKKQLLEAGVTIARSGRRWTGLDRREQDQGQHDQVRPVLSVSTAGMLVRRDVYDELGGFDRRLPLMRDDVDLCWRAQSAGHTVLVAPDAVLRHAEAAARERRTVDCAGRTAAGPHRVDKAGAVYTILANSSGRALPYVLLRVLFGTVLRTLAYLIGKAPGQAVDELTGLLATLLRPGRLLAARKARRRPAVPAAELRPLFPPPGASLRANAEQLAGYFGGDRDTATAPAGRHGGGSVLDAPREDGDYLLETERFARLKRLARNPAPLLLALLAVVSLAACRALISGGSLMGGALLPAPGSGSELWGAYTDGWHAVGTGSTASAPPYLAVLGTLATLLFGSTQAALTLLLVGSVPLAGLTAYFASRPLVESRLLRAWAAIAYAFLPAVTGALAGGRLGTAALAVLLPLLARAAVAAFDLADGAQATDRRGGRRAVWTYTLLLTLTTAFTPVVWPLAAVLGTAALVLRRAHWKAYGLRLLATLAVPLVVLAPWSLGLFTHPGRLLQEAGLPFGAGSADALGLLTISPGGPGTGAGAVLIGIVLAALAALLRTDRSFAVRTAWAAALAGLLLAVVLNRTAWAGPATLVYGLALLAAAVLGADGARERVAARSFGWRQPLAALIALAAAAGPLVAAATWMFAGADGPLQRRDPVQVPAFVADAGDDDNQTRTLILDLAPPATVSYSLVRGSGGRIGDADVTARTGADTRLDKVVSNLVAGSGADQSSQLSAYAIRFVMFRPGGPEEIRRILDATPGLSRRHQQDGTALWGVEPWLPRAVVVSGKQGEAPIPVAAGPVEVHSKIPAGDAGRVLRIADRADEGWRATLDGKPLKSKTLDGWAQGFELPADGGRLDLVHEDPLLRTAWYWAQGLLALVLLVMALPGRRAELDDDLPEEEAALPDGPGPGETGEGRRARRLRAEAEPAPVPVETAAVADPYAQIPAQPSYGDDGYAYQAYGDQGGYAYEPQQQAPYDQYPQYEQQGGQGGQGGQAYEDPYPQQPRHQPVQDPDQQQYTYPYEPYQPYEPPYPHAPHDQRPDGSPQQ, encoded by the coding sequence ATGTCCCTGCACAGCCAGTCGACGGCCTCCTACCAGGCCCCAGCCACACCCGAGTTCCCCCGGCACGTCGTCACCGCGGTCCTCGTCGCCCATGACGGCGCCCGCTGGCTGCCCCGGACACTCGCCGGCCTCCTCGGCCAGGAACGCCCCGCGCAGAACCACGTCGCCGCCGACACCGGCAGCTCCGACGACTCCGCGCGCCTGCTCACCGAAGCCCTCGGCGACGACCGCGTCCTGCACCTCGCCCGCCGCACCGGCTTCGGCACCGCGGTCGACGAATCCGCACGCTCCGCGGGCACCCTGACCCCCGAGGACCTCCCGTACCTCAAGCGCCCCAGCGGCTGGGACCCCGTCAGCCGCACCTGGCGCGACGACACGTACGACCTACCCGACCTCCCCCACGGCGAACCCGTCCAGTGGCTCTGGCTCCTGCACGACGACAGCGCCCCCGAACCCGACGCCCTCACCGAACTGCTCCGCGTCGCCGAGGACAACCCCGACGCCGCCGTCATCGGCCCCAAACTGCGCGGCTGGTACGACAAGAAGCAGCTCCTCGAAGCCGGCGTCACCATCGCCCGCAGCGGCCGCCGCTGGACCGGCCTCGACCGTCGGGAACAGGACCAGGGCCAGCACGACCAGGTCCGCCCCGTCCTCTCCGTCTCCACCGCCGGCATGCTGGTCCGCCGCGACGTCTACGACGAGCTCGGCGGCTTCGACCGGCGGCTGCCCCTGATGCGCGACGACGTCGACCTGTGCTGGCGCGCCCAGAGCGCCGGCCACACCGTCCTCGTCGCCCCCGACGCCGTCCTGCGGCACGCCGAGGCCGCCGCCCGCGAACGCCGCACCGTCGACTGCGCCGGACGCACCGCGGCCGGCCCGCACCGCGTCGACAAGGCCGGCGCCGTCTACACGATCCTCGCCAACAGTTCCGGCCGCGCCCTGCCGTACGTCCTGCTGCGCGTCCTGTTCGGCACCGTGCTGCGCACCCTCGCCTACCTCATCGGCAAGGCCCCCGGCCAGGCCGTAGACGAACTCACCGGCCTCCTCGCCACCCTGCTCCGCCCCGGCCGGCTCCTCGCCGCCCGCAAGGCCCGCCGCCGCCCCGCCGTCCCCGCCGCCGAACTGCGCCCGCTCTTCCCCCCGCCGGGAGCCTCCCTGCGGGCCAACGCGGAACAGCTCGCCGGCTACTTCGGCGGCGACCGCGACACCGCCACCGCCCCCGCGGGCCGACACGGCGGCGGCAGCGTCCTCGACGCCCCCCGCGAGGACGGCGACTACCTGCTGGAGACCGAGCGCTTCGCCCGCCTCAAGCGGCTCGCCCGCAACCCCGCGCCCCTCCTCCTCGCCCTCCTGGCCGTCGTCTCCCTCGCCGCCTGCCGCGCCCTGATCAGCGGCGGCTCCCTCATGGGCGGCGCCCTGCTGCCCGCCCCCGGCAGCGGCTCCGAGCTCTGGGGCGCCTACACCGACGGCTGGCACGCCGTCGGCACCGGCTCCACCGCCTCCGCACCGCCCTACCTCGCCGTCCTCGGCACCCTCGCCACCCTGCTGTTCGGATCCACCCAGGCCGCCCTGACCCTGCTCCTCGTCGGATCCGTCCCGCTCGCCGGCCTCACCGCCTACTTCGCCTCCCGGCCGCTCGTCGAATCCCGGCTGCTGCGCGCCTGGGCGGCCATCGCCTACGCCTTCCTCCCGGCCGTGACCGGAGCCCTCGCCGGCGGCCGCCTCGGCACCGCCGCCCTCGCCGTCCTGCTCCCCCTCCTCGCCCGCGCCGCCGTCGCCGCCTTCGACCTCGCCGACGGTGCGCAGGCCACCGACCGGCGGGGCGGCCGGCGCGCGGTGTGGACGTACACGCTGCTGCTCACCCTCACCACCGCCTTCACCCCCGTCGTATGGCCGCTGGCCGCCGTCCTCGGAACCGCCGCGCTGGTGCTGCGCCGCGCGCACTGGAAGGCGTACGGCCTGCGGCTGCTCGCCACCCTCGCCGTCCCGCTCGTCGTGCTTGCCCCCTGGTCACTGGGGTTGTTCACCCACCCCGGCCGCCTCCTGCAGGAGGCCGGACTGCCCTTCGGAGCCGGCTCCGCCGATGCCCTGGGCCTGCTCACGATCAGCCCCGGCGGCCCCGGCACCGGCGCCGGAGCGGTGCTCATCGGCATCGTCCTGGCCGCCCTGGCCGCCCTGCTGCGCACCGACCGCTCCTTCGCCGTCCGGACCGCCTGGGCCGCCGCCCTGGCCGGACTGCTCCTCGCCGTCGTCCTCAACCGCACCGCCTGGGCCGGCCCCGCCACCCTCGTCTACGGGCTCGCCCTGCTCGCGGCCGCCGTGCTCGGCGCCGACGGGGCCAGGGAACGCGTCGCCGCCCGCAGCTTCGGCTGGCGCCAGCCGCTGGCGGCCCTCATCGCCCTGGCCGCCGCCGCGGGACCCCTGGTCGCCGCCGCCACCTGGATGTTCGCCGGCGCCGACGGCCCGCTGCAGCGCCGCGACCCCGTACAGGTCCCGGCCTTCGTCGCGGACGCGGGCGACGACGACAACCAGACCCGCACCCTGATCCTCGACCTCGCCCCGCCCGCGACCGTCTCCTACAGCCTCGTCCGCGGCTCCGGAGGCCGCATCGGCGACGCGGACGTCACCGCCCGCACCGGCGCGGACACCCGACTCGACAAGGTCGTCTCCAACCTCGTCGCCGGCTCCGGAGCCGACCAGTCGAGCCAGCTCAGCGCCTACGCCATCCGCTTCGTGATGTTCCGCCCCGGCGGCCCCGAGGAGATCCGCCGCATCCTCGACGCCACCCCGGGCCTCAGCCGTCGTCACCAGCAGGACGGCACCGCCCTGTGGGGCGTCGAACCCTGGCTGCCGCGCGCGGTCGTCGTCTCCGGCAAGCAGGGCGAGGCCCCGATCCCGGTCGCCGCCGGACCCGTCGAGGTCCACAGCAAGATCCCCGCCGGTGACGCGGGCCGCGTGCTGCGCATCGCCGACCGGGCCGACGAAGGCTGGCGGGCCACCCTCGACGGCAAGCCCCTCAAGTCCAAGACCCTCGACGGCTGGGCGCAGGGCTTCGAACTGCCCGCCGACGGCGGCCGCCTCGACCTCGTCCACGAGGACCCGCTGCTGCGGACCGCCTGGTACTGGGCCCAGGGCCTCCTCGCCCTGGTCCTGCTGGTGATGGCCCTGCCCGGCCGCCGCGCGGAACTCGACGACGACCTGCCGGAGGAGGAGGCCGCGCTCCCGGACGGGCCCGGCCCGGGCGAGACCGGCGAGGGCCGCCGCGCCCGCCGGTTGCGCGCGGAAGCCGAACCGGCCCCCGTACCGGTGGAGACCGCGGCGGTCGCCGACCCGTACGCGCAGATCCCGGCGCAGCCGTCGTACGGCGACGACGGCTACGCGTACCAGGCGTACGGCGACCAGGGCGGCTACGCGTACGAGCCGCAGCAGCAGGCCCCGTACGACCAGTACCCGCAGTACGAGCAGCAGGGCGGTCAGGGCGGGCAGGGCGGTCAGGCCTACGAGGACCCGTACCCGCAGCAGCCCCGGCACCAGCCGGTCCAGGACCCGGACCAGCAGCAGTACACCTACCCGTACGAGCCGTACCAGCCGTACGAACCCCCATACCCCCACGCACCGCACGACCAGCGTCCGGACGGGAGCCCCCAGCAGTGA
- a CDS encoding cysteine dioxygenase, with product MNSTNSTTPVAPAAPVASATVESDLQIAGDILAVQHLLQPAREHPATVAEFAGLARSIAEDRASWEHLVEYDATTRWYHRLRTGPGYEVWLLSWVPGQGSGLHDHGASSGVMTVLEGELTEHTPRGRTAHRPGTQRVFAPGYAHEVINDTLDGAVSLHVYFPGLTEMPMHSCSPAESASVPA from the coding sequence ATGAACAGCACGAACAGCACCACCCCCGTCGCTCCCGCCGCTCCCGTCGCTTCCGCCACGGTCGAGAGCGACCTCCAGATCGCCGGCGACATCCTCGCCGTCCAGCACCTCCTGCAGCCCGCCCGCGAACACCCGGCCACCGTCGCCGAGTTCGCCGGGCTCGCCCGCTCCATCGCCGAGGACCGCGCCTCCTGGGAGCACCTGGTCGAGTACGACGCCACCACCCGCTGGTACCACCGGCTGCGCACCGGCCCCGGTTACGAGGTCTGGCTGCTCAGCTGGGTCCCCGGCCAGGGCAGCGGCCTCCACGACCACGGCGCCTCCTCCGGTGTCATGACCGTCCTGGAGGGCGAGCTCACCGAGCACACCCCCCGCGGCCGCACCGCCCACCGCCCGGGCACCCAGCGCGTCTTCGCCCCCGGCTACGCCCACGAGGTCATCAACGACACCCTCGACGGCGCGGTCAGCCTGCACGTCTACTTCCCCGGTCTGACCGAGATGCCGATGCACAGCTGCTCCCCGGCCGAATCCGCGTCCGTCCCCGCCTGA